The stretch of DNA GGTCAAGGTTCCGGGCTGCACCTATTGCCAGCCGCAGGTTGCCTCTGTGGGTCTGACGGAAGCAAAGGCCAAGGAACTGGGCCGCGACATCCGCGTCGGCCGTTTCTCCTTCGCCGCAAACGGCAAGGCGATCGCGCTCGGCGAGGACCAGGGCCTCTGCAAGGTGATCTTCGACAAGAAGACCGGCGAACTCCTCGGAGCGCATATGGTTGGCGCTGAGGTAACCGAGCTGATCCAGGGTTTCGTCGTCGCGATGAATCTCGAGACGACCGAGGAAGAATTGATGCACACGATCTTCCCGCATCCGACCGTCTCCGAATCGATGAAGGAAGCCGTGCTGGACGCTTACGGCCGGGTGTTGAACGCTTGATAATTTCCCTTTCCAGCCTCTATCCGAAGGTAGAAAAAACGAAAGGAAATCATCATGTCTATGGAGACGCAGGCATGGCTTGTCTTCCTCCTGATCGGCCTCGTTGCGGGCTTCCTCGCGAGCTTGGTCGTCGGCGGAGGCGGATTGATACGCTGCCTGCTCAGCGGCATCATCGGCGCGTTCGTGGGCGGGTTTCTGTTCAATGCGCTGGGTATATCGCTCGGCATTGAAAATGCGTTGGTCGTGCAGATCATTCACGCCACAGTCGGCGCCATTGTCGTGGTGTTGATTGCAAGGGCGATAGCTTAGGGAAAACGACAATCATGGAAGGCGTCGGCTGGATAGCGGCAATCATCATCGGCGGTTTTGCGGGCTGGCTCGCCGGCAAGCTGATGGAAGCGCGATATGGCATTGTGCTGAACATCGTGCTCGGCATCGTCGGTTCGGTGGTTGCGACCGCCATCCTGGCGCAATTCCACGTCGAGGTGGCCGCAGGACGGCTCGGCTACTTCGTCACCGGCTTCCTCGGCGCCTGCCTGCTGATATTCATCGCCCGGCTCGTGCGGCGATAATGCGCATCACGACTTGAATTGTAAGGTTCGAGCAAAACGCTTATGTGCAGACGGATGACGAAGCCGCATGGGCGGCGGAAAGTTGATACTGCAATGGTAACCATTCTCGACACGGTCAATCCCGACGCCAAGCGCGTGCGGCATCCGGAAAAGGCGAACCGCCCCGATACGGAAGTCATGCGCAAGCCGGACTGGATCCGCGTCAAGGCCCCGACCTCGAAGGGCTATGCCGAAACGCGCGCGATCGTGAAGGAAAACAAGCTCGTCACCGTCTGCGAAGAAGCCGGATGTCCGAATATCGGCGAGTGCTGGGACAAGAAGCACGCGACCTTCATGATCATGGGCGAGATCTGTACCCGTGCCTGTGCCTTCTGCAACGTCTCGACCGGCAAGCCGAACGCGCTCGACATGGCAGAGCCTGAGAACGTCGCCAAGGCCGTGAAGGAGATGGGCCTTTCCCACGTCGTCATCACCTCGGTCGACCGCGACGATCTGGAAGACGGCGGTGCTGAGCATTTCGAGAGGGTGATCTGGGCGATCCGCGCCGCCTCTCCGGCAACCACGATCGAAATCCTGACGCCGGACTTCCTGCGCAAGCCTGGCGCCCTGGAGCGCGTCGTCGCCGCCAAGCCGGATGTCTTCAACCACAATCTGGAAACCGTGCCGTCGAACTACCTGACGGTCCGTCCAGGCGCCCGCTATTTCCACTCCATTCGCCTGCTGCAGCGCGTGAAGGAACTGGACCCGACGATGTTCACCAAGTCCGGCATCATGGTTGGCCTTGGCGAAGAGCGCAACGAAGTGCTCCAATTGATGGACGACCTGCGCACCGCCGACGTCGACTTCC from Rhizobium sp. 007 encodes:
- the lipA gene encoding lipoyl synthase — encoded protein: MVTILDTVNPDAKRVRHPEKANRPDTEVMRKPDWIRVKAPTSKGYAETRAIVKENKLVTVCEEAGCPNIGECWDKKHATFMIMGEICTRACAFCNVSTGKPNALDMAEPENVAKAVKEMGLSHVVITSVDRDDLEDGGAEHFERVIWAIRAASPATTIEILTPDFLRKPGALERVVAAKPDVFNHNLETVPSNYLTVRPGARYFHSIRLLQRVKELDPTMFTKSGIMVGLGEERNEVLQLMDDLRTADVDFLTIGQYLQPTRKHHKIEKFVTPDEFKSYETVAYTKGFLMVASSPLTRSSHHAGDDFTRLRAAREKKLLMAVE
- a CDS encoding GlsB/YeaQ/YmgE family stress response membrane protein; this encodes MEGVGWIAAIIIGGFAGWLAGKLMEARYGIVLNIVLGIVGSVVATAILAQFHVEVAAGRLGYFVTGFLGACLLIFIARLVRR
- a CDS encoding GlsB/YeaQ/YmgE family stress response membrane protein → MSMETQAWLVFLLIGLVAGFLASLVVGGGGLIRCLLSGIIGAFVGGFLFNALGISLGIENALVVQIIHATVGAIVVVLIARAIA